The Halofilum ochraceum genome includes a region encoding these proteins:
- a CDS encoding glycine betaine ABC transporter substrate-binding protein: MIRYMKRILTGFAAFALSVSAASAEITVGGKNFTEQLLMAEMTTQLLEAKGFDVNKSDGMGSTVLRKAQVNGQVDVYWEYTGTSLVTYNKASAEGLSPEQTINKVRKLDKKQGLTWLNCSDANNTYALAVKEGADNTGDIKTLSDLAAAYGEGRELMMAVNAEFPHREDGLIGLEKEYDFRVPRPMRAPMDSGLTYSALNEDEADIALVFATDGRIEAFDFRLLEDDKGFFPNYALCPVVRSDTLKENPKLRGPLNRLASKLDDATMQRLNARVDVDKVEIRKVAREFLKEQGLI, from the coding sequence ATGATTCGATATATGAAGAGGATATTGACCGGTTTTGCCGCATTTGCACTCTCGGTGTCCGCCGCCTCGGCGGAGATCACCGTGGGCGGCAAGAACTTCACCGAGCAGCTCCTGATGGCGGAGATGACCACGCAGTTGCTCGAGGCCAAGGGCTTCGACGTGAACAAGTCCGACGGTATGGGTTCGACCGTCCTGCGCAAGGCCCAGGTCAACGGCCAGGTGGATGTCTACTGGGAGTACACCGGCACCTCCCTGGTGACGTATAACAAGGCGTCGGCCGAAGGGCTCTCGCCTGAGCAGACCATCAACAAGGTCCGCAAGCTCGACAAGAAACAGGGGCTGACGTGGCTGAATTGTTCCGATGCGAACAATACCTACGCGCTGGCGGTCAAGGAGGGTGCCGATAACACCGGAGATATCAAGACCCTGAGTGACCTTGCGGCGGCCTATGGTGAAGGCCGGGAACTGATGATGGCGGTCAACGCCGAGTTCCCGCATCGTGAGGACGGCCTGATCGGGCTGGAAAAGGAATACGATTTCCGTGTGCCGCGTCCCATGCGTGCGCCGATGGACAGTGGCCTGACGTATTCGGCCCTGAACGAGGATGAGGCCGATATCGCGCTGGTGTTTGCGACCGATGGCCGGATCGAGGCTTTCGACTTCCGGCTGCTGGAAGACGACAAGGGTTTCTTCCCGAACTACGCGCTGTGCCCGGTCGTCCGCTCGGACACGCTGAAAGAGAACCCGAAGCTGCGGGGGCCACTGAATCGGCTCGCCTCGAAGCTCGATGACGCGACGATGCAGCGGCTGAACGCACGGGTCGATGTCGATAAAGTCGAAATCCGCAAGGTCGCGCGGGAGTTCCTGAAGGAGCAGGGGCTGATCTGA
- a CDS encoding nitrilase-related carbon-nitrogen hydrolase, with amino-acid sequence MTRPRTVNVAAAQIESQLGDLDSNLDKHLAVIDEARAAGVDVLLFPEMSLTGHGAGGEVLRLALERDDPRLRRLADATGDMVTIVGIMEEGPAAQFYNTAIALCGGKQVFLHRKINLATYGRLEDGKHFAQGRYVDTWELGGPWRASVMICADLWNPGLVNLVALHGCTILFAPISSAVEAVGGEFDNPAGWHMNVRFYGMTYGLPLVMANRVGHEGDLDFWGGSCVVDAFGQIIAHNGERSESLVQAELDYEQIRRARYLLPTVRDSNLGLVVREAQRLDGMIGVPASVRDTSHT; translated from the coding sequence ATGACCCGTCCACGTACCGTCAACGTCGCCGCCGCGCAGATCGAGAGCCAGCTCGGCGATCTGGACAGCAATCTCGACAAGCACCTCGCCGTGATCGACGAGGCCCGCGCGGCGGGGGTCGACGTACTGCTGTTTCCGGAGATGTCCCTCACCGGCCACGGGGCCGGCGGGGAGGTACTGCGGCTCGCCCTGGAACGCGATGACCCGCGTCTGCGCCGCCTCGCCGACGCGACCGGCGATATGGTCACGATCGTGGGGATCATGGAGGAGGGCCCGGCCGCACAGTTCTACAACACCGCGATCGCGTTGTGCGGTGGCAAGCAGGTCTTCCTGCATCGGAAGATCAATCTCGCCACCTACGGGCGGCTCGAGGACGGCAAGCACTTCGCGCAGGGCCGATACGTCGACACCTGGGAGCTCGGCGGACCATGGCGTGCTTCGGTCATGATCTGCGCCGACCTCTGGAACCCCGGACTGGTCAACCTGGTCGCCCTGCATGGCTGCACCATCCTGTTCGCGCCGATCAGCTCGGCCGTGGAAGCGGTGGGGGGCGAGTTCGACAATCCCGCCGGCTGGCATATGAATGTGCGCTTCTACGGCATGACCTACGGATTACCGCTGGTCATGGCCAATCGCGTCGGTCACGAAGGCGATCTCGATTTCTGGGGCGGTTCCTGCGTGGTCGATGCGTTCGGGCAAATCATCGCGCACAACGGGGAGCGCAGCGAATCGCTGGTGCAGGCGGAGCTTGATTACGAGCAGATCCGCCGCGCGCGTTACCTGCTGCCCACCGTGCGCGATTCCAACCTCGGTCTGGTCGTGCGCGAAGCCCAACGCCTGGACGGCATGATCGGCGTGCCCGCTTCGGTCCGCGACACGAGCCACACGTAG
- a CDS encoding GlxA family transcriptional regulator, whose protein sequence is MDITDEHSETPQLQRLGVLLVPGFPMMAFSSAIEPLRAANLVSGKTLYEWHLLSPDGEPVQASNGIPVVPDAPMCNAPTLDIVFVCSGLDPQGFEHPRAFAWLRDRAHGGTRIGALSTGTFALARAGLLGGFRCTTHWEHLPALSEAWPDLEVTGGLFEIDRGRYTSAGGTAAMDLMLHLIANDHGDDLAAAVSNNFLHGRIRAPADRQPMTDQVRLRARAPKLATAIDLMQLNVEQPLSTADLAARIGISRRQLERLFQLHRGCTPSEYYMKIRIEHARVLLLETGLSLLNVALASGFVSQSHFGACYREHFGHTPGDERRGVEEHHE, encoded by the coding sequence ATGGATATCACCGACGAACACTCCGAAACCCCGCAACTGCAGCGCCTCGGTGTGCTGCTGGTCCCCGGTTTCCCGATGATGGCGTTCTCATCGGCCATCGAACCCCTGCGCGCGGCCAATCTCGTCTCCGGGAAGACGCTCTACGAGTGGCACCTGCTGTCGCCGGACGGCGAACCGGTGCAGGCAAGCAACGGGATCCCCGTCGTACCCGATGCACCGATGTGCAATGCGCCCACGCTGGATATCGTATTCGTCTGCAGCGGCCTCGACCCGCAGGGTTTTGAACATCCACGCGCATTCGCGTGGCTACGCGACCGGGCCCATGGCGGCACGCGGATCGGCGCCCTGAGTACGGGGACGTTCGCACTCGCGCGCGCGGGCCTGCTGGGCGGCTTCCGCTGCACCACGCATTGGGAGCATCTGCCGGCGCTGAGCGAGGCATGGCCCGACCTCGAAGTGACCGGCGGCCTGTTCGAAATCGACCGCGGCCGCTACACGAGCGCGGGGGGAACGGCCGCGATGGACCTGATGCTCCATCTGATCGCGAACGACCATGGGGATGACCTGGCCGCGGCGGTCTCGAACAATTTCCTGCACGGCCGGATTCGCGCGCCGGCGGATCGCCAGCCGATGACGGATCAGGTGCGTCTGCGCGCGCGGGCGCCGAAGCTGGCCACGGCCATCGACCTGATGCAGCTGAATGTGGAACAGCCCCTGTCCACCGCGGACCTCGCCGCCCGCATCGGCATCTCCCGCCGCCAGCTCGAGCGCCTGTTTCAGCTCCACCGCGGCTGCACGCCCAGCGAGTACTACATGAAGATCCGTATCGAGCACGCGCGCGTGCTGCTGCTGGAAACGGGACTGTCGCTCCTCAACGTCGCGCTCGCCTCCGGTTTCGTCTCGCAGTCCCATTTCGGGGCCTGCTATCGCGAACACTTCGGCCATACACCGGGCGACGAGCGGCGCGGCGTGGAAGAGCATCACGAATGA
- a CDS encoding trimethylamine methyltransferase family protein, translating into MTRERRRRSGGRRQAADTVPQLPWRHVENHFRPMEVLRPEQLDAVHDYSMRILEEFGIELMNAEARSILEDAGAEVDHDTGVVRMDRGLVEEAIARAPSTFTLTPRNRERALDFGGHSINFTTVGGPPAVHDCVRGRRTGNHEDYRDLLRLAQSLNIIHMIGNQPTSPQDLPPTTRHLDTYHSTLTLTDRVFMLTAVGEQRALDGIRMSAIARGETLEQLADHPAAMTIINVNSPRRFDGALTDGLMTMARHGQAVAITPFTLMGAMTPVTLAAALAQQNAEALFGVALTQIIRPGAPVMYGSFTSNVDMRTGAPAFGTPENTKANIASGQLARRYGLPYRTTNANASNVVDAQAAYETEMALWGAVMGGANLVYHAAGWLEGGLTASFEKMVLDAELLQSMAETLTPLDVDEESFGLEAMSEVGPGGHFFGTDHTMARYRTAFYQPMLSDWQNHDAWESAGARDATQRATDIWQQLLAAYEEPAMEPAVSEELEAYVAHRREEIERDGLGSE; encoded by the coding sequence ATGACCCGCGAGCGACGTCGGCGGTCCGGTGGCCGTCGCCAGGCGGCCGATACGGTTCCACAGTTGCCCTGGCGCCATGTGGAGAACCATTTTCGGCCCATGGAGGTGCTCCGGCCCGAGCAACTCGATGCGGTTCATGACTATTCCATGCGGATCCTCGAGGAATTCGGCATCGAACTGATGAATGCCGAGGCACGCTCGATCCTGGAGGACGCTGGCGCCGAGGTCGATCATGATACTGGGGTGGTTCGCATGGATCGCGGGCTCGTCGAGGAGGCGATCGCCCGGGCGCCGTCAACTTTCACGCTCACGCCCCGTAACCGCGAACGCGCGCTCGACTTTGGTGGCCACAGCATCAATTTCACCACCGTAGGGGGACCACCGGCCGTTCACGACTGTGTGCGCGGCCGCCGCACCGGTAACCACGAGGACTACCGCGATCTACTGCGCCTGGCGCAGAGCCTGAATATTATCCACATGATCGGCAATCAGCCGACTTCCCCCCAGGATCTGCCGCCAACCACGCGCCACCTGGACACCTATCACTCCACGCTGACACTGACCGATCGGGTCTTCATGCTCACCGCGGTCGGGGAGCAGCGGGCCCTCGACGGGATCCGGATGTCGGCGATCGCCCGCGGCGAGACGCTGGAGCAGCTTGCGGACCATCCCGCCGCCATGACCATCATCAACGTCAACTCGCCGCGGCGGTTCGATGGCGCCCTCACTGACGGGTTGATGACGATGGCGCGTCACGGTCAGGCGGTGGCGATCACCCCGTTTACGCTCATGGGCGCCATGACGCCGGTCACGCTGGCCGCAGCACTGGCCCAGCAGAATGCCGAGGCCCTGTTCGGTGTGGCACTCACGCAGATCATTCGCCCGGGTGCGCCCGTGATGTACGGGTCTTTCACATCCAATGTGGACATGCGGACCGGCGCCCCGGCGTTTGGTACCCCGGAGAACACGAAGGCGAACATCGCCAGCGGTCAACTCGCGCGCCGTTATGGCCTGCCGTATCGCACCACCAACGCCAACGCCAGCAATGTCGTCGACGCGCAGGCGGCGTATGAGACGGAGATGGCGCTCTGGGGCGCCGTGATGGGCGGCGCCAATCTCGTCTATCACGCGGCTGGTTGGCTCGAGGGGGGGCTGACGGCGTCGTTCGAGAAGATGGTCCTCGATGCGGAGCTGCTGCAGTCGATGGCCGAGACGCTCACGCCCCTGGACGTTGACGAGGAAAGTTTCGGTCTCGAGGCGATGTCCGAGGTCGGCCCGGGTGGACATTTCTTCGGGACGGACCACACGATGGCGCGCTACCGCACAGCGTTCTACCAGCCGATGCTCTCAGACTGGCAGAATCACGATGCGTGGGAGAGCGCGGGCGCGCGCGACGCCACGCAACGGGCGACCGACATCTGGCAGCAACTGCTGGCCGCGTACGAGGAGCCGGCGATGGAGCCCGCCGTCAGCGAGGAGCTCGAGGCCTATGTGGCCCATCGGCGTGAGGAAATCGAGCGGGACGGGCTGGGCAGCGAGTGA
- a CDS encoding corrinoid protein, producing the protein MTDAQDDGEIDLRSLSDDELVEQMHDDLYDGLQEEVVEGTNILLERGWGPSKVLNEALVAGMTIVGVDFRDGILFVPEVLMAANSMKGGMEVLRPLLAETGAPSMGKAVIGTVKGDIHDIGKNLVAMMWEGAGFEVIDIGINKPVEEFIDALDQHKPDILGMSALLTTTMPYMKVVIDEMTERGIRNDYIVLVGGAPLNEEFGEAIGADAYCRDAAVAVETAKEKIKERRSAAG; encoded by the coding sequence ATGACCGACGCGCAAGACGATGGCGAAATTGATCTCCGGTCGCTTTCGGATGATGAGCTCGTCGAGCAGATGCACGACGATCTCTACGATGGTCTGCAGGAAGAAGTGGTCGAGGGTACCAACATCCTGCTCGAGCGTGGCTGGGGGCCGTCCAAGGTCCTGAACGAGGCCCTCGTGGCCGGGATGACGATCGTCGGGGTGGATTTCCGTGACGGCATCCTGTTCGTGCCCGAGGTGCTGATGGCCGCCAATTCCATGAAGGGCGGCATGGAAGTCCTGCGCCCGCTGCTCGCCGAGACGGGAGCCCCGTCGATGGGCAAGGCCGTGATCGGCACCGTGAAGGGCGACATCCACGACATCGGCAAGAATCTCGTCGCCATGATGTGGGAAGGCGCCGGCTTCGAGGTGATCGACATCGGCATCAACAAGCCGGTCGAGGAATTCATCGATGCGCTGGACCAGCACAAGCCGGACATCCTCGGCATGTCGGCGCTGCTGACCACCACCATGCCCTACATGAAGGTGGTCATCGATGAGATGACCGAGCGCGGTATCCGCAACGACTATATCGTCCTGGTGGGCGGCGCGCCCCTGAACGAGGAATTCGGGGAGGCGATCGGTGCCGATGCGTACTGCCGTGATGCCGCGGTTGCCGTCGAGACCGCCAAGGAAAAGATCAAGGAGCGCCGCAGCGCCGCTGGTTGA
- a CDS encoding DUF1638 domain-containing protein, with amino-acid sequence MSTAPQTLIIACGALSHEIVALIRANGWDNFRVQCLPAELHNRPGEIPGAVREKIRALRDGYDHVFVAYADCGTGGRLDAVLAEEGIERLPGAHCYEFFAGGAVFSALAEEEPGTFYLTDFLARHFDRLIIRGMGLDRHPQLQSMLFGNYRRLVYLAQTEDADLERRAREAAERLGLAYEYRHTGYGELGGSLAGFRRRTMEEKEVQWRPN; translated from the coding sequence ATGTCGACGGCACCGCAAACGCTCATCATCGCATGCGGTGCCCTGTCGCACGAGATCGTGGCGCTGATCCGGGCCAACGGCTGGGATAATTTCCGCGTTCAGTGTCTGCCGGCAGAGTTGCACAACCGCCCCGGAGAAATTCCCGGGGCGGTCAGGGAGAAAATCCGGGCTCTGCGCGACGGCTATGACCACGTGTTCGTGGCTTATGCCGATTGCGGTACGGGCGGGCGGCTGGATGCGGTCCTCGCCGAGGAGGGCATCGAGCGACTCCCCGGTGCTCACTGCTACGAATTCTTCGCCGGTGGCGCGGTTTTCAGTGCGTTGGCCGAGGAAGAGCCTGGCACTTTCTACCTGACCGATTTCCTGGCGCGGCACTTCGATCGCCTGATCATCCGCGGGATGGGGCTTGATCGTCACCCGCAGCTGCAGTCGATGCTTTTCGGCAACTATCGGCGCCTGGTGTATCTGGCGCAGACGGAAGACGCCGACCTCGAGCGGCGCGCGCGGGAGGCGGCTGAACGCCTCGGCCTCGCGTACGAATATCGCCATACGGGGTATGGTGAGCTCGGGGGAAGCCTTGCCGGGTTCCGGCGCCGTACGATGGAAGAGAAGGAAGTGCAATGGCGGCCAAACTGA
- a CDS encoding virulence factor, with amino-acid sequence MAAKLITVYWRDIPAQVIAKKGRESAKVMLSARFQEAIDRAAMRAGKGGSDAYMSEWRRDPQECGDDLQGEVDAAADRIEKAWSDDDLDAITRNRGHAHAQE; translated from the coding sequence ATGGCGGCCAAACTGATTACCGTGTACTGGCGCGATATCCCCGCGCAGGTGATCGCGAAGAAGGGGCGGGAATCGGCCAAGGTAATGCTTTCGGCCCGTTTCCAGGAGGCGATCGACCGCGCGGCGATGCGGGCCGGCAAGGGCGGATCCGATGCCTATATGTCCGAGTGGCGGCGCGATCCCCAGGAGTGCGGCGATGACCTCCAGGGAGAGGTGGATGCAGCGGCAGACCGGATCGAAAAGGCCTGGTCGGACGATGATCTGGACGCGATCACCCGCAATCGGGGGCACGCCCACGCACAGGAATAA
- a CDS encoding methylenetetrahydrofolate reductase C-terminal domain-containing protein encodes MYAVRRWSVRHSRGLETFYNGFESVLLWLEPVLRRVGYERLERPFAWLEEKVKGFLFDCQMCGQCVLSRTGMSCPMNCPKQLRNGPCGGVRANGNCEVKPDMKCVWVEAWNGSSRMRDGGRIHEVEVAVDRQLEGSSSWLRVVRIKTEEKRQERENEEQAA; translated from the coding sequence ATGTACGCAGTGCGCCGCTGGTCCGTGCGTCATTCCCGCGGGCTTGAGACTTTCTACAACGGCTTCGAAAGCGTACTGCTCTGGCTTGAGCCGGTGCTGCGGCGCGTTGGCTACGAGCGCCTCGAACGCCCCTTTGCCTGGCTCGAGGAGAAGGTCAAGGGTTTCCTCTTCGACTGCCAGATGTGCGGGCAATGCGTGCTCTCGCGCACGGGCATGTCCTGCCCCATGAATTGCCCCAAACAGCTCAGGAATGGTCCCTGTGGCGGTGTCCGCGCGAATGGCAACTGCGAGGTGAAACCGGATATGAAGTGTGTCTGGGTGGAGGCCTGGAACGGTTCCAGCCGGATGCGAGACGGTGGCCGGATTCATGAGGTCGAGGTGGCGGTGGACCGCCAGCTCGAGGGTTCTTCGTCGTGGTTGCGGGTCGTACGGATCAAGACGGAAGAGAAACGCCAGGAACGCGAAAACGAGGAGCAGGCGGCATGA
- a CDS encoding methylenetetrahydrofolate reductase: protein MRFEDEPVPGFQLPILPGHSSPGRLERVLRSGNFAVTAEIAPPDSADPNEVYLRARIFDGYVDAINATDGSGANCHMSSVGVCSLLTREGYATIMQASCRDKNRIGMQGDILGAAAMGVANVLCLTGDGVQAGDQPEAKPVFDLDCMSLIETVRTMRDESRLRSGRKLTQSPKLFIGGAANPFAQPFEFRPERLAKKIAAGAQFVQTQYCFDIEMLKRYMERVRAMGLHEQVFILVGVGPLASANAARWIRAHVPGVHIPDEIIDRLAGAEKPKLEGRKICVELIQQIREIEGVHGVHVMAFRQEEAVAEIIDASGVLEGRTPWHPHRDTPTEQQRAAS, encoded by the coding sequence ATGAGATTCGAAGACGAGCCGGTCCCGGGTTTCCAGCTGCCGATCCTGCCCGGGCATTCCTCGCCAGGCCGCCTCGAGCGGGTCCTGCGTTCCGGAAATTTCGCCGTGACCGCCGAGATCGCACCACCTGATTCGGCGGACCCGAACGAGGTCTATCTGCGCGCCAGGATCTTCGACGGCTACGTCGACGCGATCAACGCGACCGACGGCTCCGGGGCGAACTGCCATATGTCTTCCGTGGGCGTATGCTCGCTGCTGACCCGTGAGGGTTACGCCACGATCATGCAGGCGTCCTGCCGCGACAAGAACCGGATCGGCATGCAGGGAGATATCCTGGGCGCGGCGGCGATGGGCGTGGCGAACGTGCTTTGCCTCACCGGCGACGGTGTTCAGGCCGGGGACCAGCCCGAAGCCAAGCCCGTGTTCGATCTCGACTGCATGTCGCTGATCGAGACCGTACGCACGATGCGTGATGAGAGCCGGCTGCGCAGCGGGCGCAAACTGACCCAGTCGCCGAAACTGTTTATCGGTGGCGCGGCGAATCCCTTCGCGCAGCCGTTCGAGTTCCGGCCGGAACGGCTGGCCAAGAAGATCGCCGCCGGTGCGCAGTTCGTGCAGACGCAGTACTGCTTCGATATTGAAATGCTGAAGCGGTACATGGAGCGTGTCCGCGCAATGGGACTGCACGAGCAGGTATTCATCCTCGTCGGTGTGGGCCCGCTCGCTTCCGCCAATGCCGCACGCTGGATTCGCGCGCACGTGCCGGGCGTGCATATCCCCGACGAGATCATCGACCGGCTCGCAGGAGCCGAGAAACCGAAGCTGGAAGGGCGCAAGATCTGCGTCGAACTCATCCAGCAGATCCGGGAAATCGAGGGCGTGCACGGCGTGCACGTCATGGCCTTCCGCCAGGAAGAGGCCGTGGCGGAGATTATCGACGCCTCGGGTGTTCTTGAAGGCCGCACACCATGGCATCCGCACCGCGACACCCCCACAGAACAGCAGAGGGCCGCATCATGA
- a CDS encoding dihydropteroate synthase: protein MTETVISSAKKEWVIGFERPFTVIGERINPTGRKLLAQEMAAGDYSRVKQDTLDQVAAGAHVLDVNAGIPLADEPAILAETIQLVQSLTDVPLCIDSSIIKALERGLEVYRGKPLVNSVTGEDENMEAVLPLIKKYDAAVVAISNDETGISSDPNVRYDVAKKIVERAADHGIPKENIVVDPLVMPVGAVNTAGRQVQQLVERLRRELKVNTTCGASNVSFGLPNRHGLTASFISMAIASGMTSAIMSPLHTEVMQAVRGADVMMGHDSDCMRWMRAYRDPAQVAAEAESSSGSRRRGGRRRRG from the coding sequence ATGACCGAGACCGTAATCAGCTCCGCCAAGAAAGAATGGGTGATTGGATTCGAACGTCCATTCACGGTCATCGGCGAGCGCATCAATCCGACCGGGCGCAAGCTCCTCGCGCAGGAGATGGCCGCCGGTGACTACTCACGCGTCAAACAGGACACGCTCGATCAGGTCGCGGCGGGTGCGCACGTGCTCGACGTCAATGCGGGCATCCCGCTGGCGGACGAGCCCGCGATCCTGGCCGAGACCATCCAGCTCGTGCAGTCGTTGACCGACGTCCCGCTGTGCATCGACTCGTCGATCATCAAGGCGCTGGAGCGGGGCCTCGAAGTCTATCGGGGCAAGCCGCTGGTGAACTCCGTGACCGGTGAAGACGAGAACATGGAAGCCGTACTGCCGCTGATCAAAAAGTACGACGCGGCCGTGGTTGCGATTTCCAACGATGAAACCGGTATCTCGTCGGATCCGAACGTCCGCTACGATGTCGCGAAAAAGATCGTAGAGCGCGCCGCCGATCACGGGATTCCGAAAGAGAACATCGTGGTCGACCCGCTCGTGATGCCGGTCGGTGCCGTGAATACCGCCGGGCGGCAGGTGCAGCAGCTGGTGGAACGGCTGCGGCGGGAACTCAAGGTGAATACCACCTGCGGCGCTTCCAACGTCAGTTTCGGGCTGCCGAACCGCCATGGCCTGACCGCGTCGTTCATCAGCATGGCGATCGCCTCGGGCATGACCTCCGCGATCATGAGCCCGCTGCACACGGAAGTCATGCAGGCGGTGCGCGGCGCGGACGTGATGATGGGGCATGATTCGGATTGCATGCGCTGGATGAGGGCGTACCGCGATCCGGCGCAGGTCGCTGCCGAGGCCGAGAGCAGCAGCGGCAGCCGCCGCCGTGGTGGTCGGCGCCGGCGTGGCTGA
- a CDS encoding ASKHA domain-containing protein, whose translation MAEEDALVVFSPSGRRGRFPIGTPVLQAARALGVDIDSVCGGRGLCGRCQVLVSEGEFPKYGLESRPEHLTEFSETERDYEAQVGKLKVGRRLSCSTKVLGDVVIDVPPDSQVHKQIVRKDPGSYDIEVDPAVRMYYTEVQEPSMHDPSGDLRRLLEALEFEWRLEHIHRCDLRVLQDIQPALRKGEWAVSVAVHNENEIIAVWPGFFDKIYGLAVDIGSTTVAAHLVEMSTGEVVSSAGVMNPQIRFGEDLMSRVSYVMMNPGGEVDLTRVVREAINELVGEVCADAGVDRSAILECTFVGNPVMHHLLLGINPVELGGAPFALATDEGTTVWASELELTLHKNARAYTLPCIAGHVGADTAGVVLSEKPYLRDEMTLLVDVGTNAEIVLGNRKQLMACSSPTGPAFEGAQISSGQRAANGAIERVRIDPETKEARFKVIGCDLWSNEEGFEEAVADVGVNGICGSGIIEVIAEMYLARIINQDGVVDGRLAEHTDRVVAEGRTWSYILWRGENTIRITQNDVRQIQLGKAALYAGIRLLMDRMHVEDIERIRLAGAFGNHIDVKYAMILGLIPDCNLDNVSSAGNAAGVGARIALLDRKGRREIEDIVRKIEKVETAIEPKFQEHFVEAMAIPHKKAPFENLRRAVDLPEVDHTTQGQVPGGADSPGTRRRRRRRS comes from the coding sequence GTGGCTGAGGAAGACGCCCTCGTCGTATTCAGCCCCTCCGGGCGGCGGGGCCGGTTCCCGATCGGGACGCCGGTCCTGCAGGCCGCCCGGGCGCTGGGCGTGGATATCGATTCCGTGTGTGGCGGCCGCGGACTGTGCGGCCGTTGCCAGGTGCTCGTCTCCGAAGGCGAATTCCCGAAGTACGGTCTCGAGTCGCGCCCGGAGCATCTGACCGAATTCTCCGAGACCGAGCGGGATTATGAAGCGCAGGTCGGCAAACTGAAGGTCGGCCGGCGGCTCTCGTGCTCCACGAAAGTGCTCGGTGATGTCGTCATCGACGTCCCGCCCGACAGCCAGGTCCACAAGCAGATCGTCCGCAAGGACCCCGGATCCTATGACATCGAAGTCGATCCGGCCGTGCGCATGTATTACACGGAGGTGCAGGAGCCCTCGATGCACGATCCTTCCGGGGATCTGCGGCGACTGCTCGAGGCGCTCGAATTCGAGTGGCGGCTGGAGCACATCCACCGCTGCGATCTGCGCGTGCTCCAGGACATCCAGCCGGCGCTCCGCAAGGGCGAATGGGCCGTCTCGGTGGCGGTCCATAACGAGAATGAAATCATCGCCGTCTGGCCGGGGTTCTTCGACAAGATCTACGGGCTCGCGGTCGACATCGGCTCAACAACGGTCGCCGCCCACCTCGTGGAGATGTCGACCGGCGAAGTCGTGTCTTCCGCCGGCGTGATGAATCCGCAGATCCGGTTCGGTGAAGACCTGATGAGCCGGGTCTCGTACGTGATGATGAATCCCGGCGGCGAGGTGGATCTGACCCGGGTCGTCCGCGAAGCGATCAATGAGCTCGTGGGCGAGGTCTGTGCCGATGCGGGCGTCGACCGGAGCGCGATCCTGGAATGCACGTTCGTCGGCAACCCGGTCATGCATCACCTGTTGTTGGGGATTAACCCGGTTGAGCTCGGTGGGGCGCCTTTCGCGCTGGCCACTGACGAGGGCACGACGGTCTGGGCGTCCGAACTCGAACTGACGCTGCACAAGAACGCGCGCGCCTACACGCTGCCCTGCATCGCCGGGCACGTGGGTGCGGACACGGCTGGTGTGGTGCTCTCGGAGAAACCGTACCTGCGCGACGAAATGACACTGCTGGTCGATGTCGGTACCAACGCCGAGATCGTCCTCGGCAACCGCAAGCAGCTCATGGCCTGCTCCAGTCCGACCGGCCCGGCCTTCGAAGGCGCGCAGATCTCATCCGGTCAGCGGGCGGCCAACGGCGCGATCGAACGCGTGCGCATCGATCCCGAGACGAAGGAAGCGCGCTTCAAGGTGATCGGCTGCGATCTCTGGTCGAATGAAGAGGGTTTCGAAGAAGCGGTCGCCGACGTTGGCGTCAACGGCATCTGCGGCTCGGGCATCATCGAAGTGATCGCGGAGATGTACCTTGCCCGCATCATCAACCAGGATGGCGTCGTCGATGGTCGCCTGGCGGAGCACACGGACCGGGTCGTCGCCGAAGGCCGGACGTGGTCGTACATCCTGTGGCGCGGCGAGAACACCATCCGGATCACGCAGAACGACGTTCGCCAGATCCAGCTCGGCAAGGCGGCGCTGTATGCGGGGATTCGGCTGCTGATGGATCGCATGCATGTGGAGGATATCGAGCGGATCCGGCTCGCCGGCGCGTTCGGGAATCATATCGACGTCAAGTACGCCATGATTCTGGGGCTGATTCCCGACTGCAATCTCGACAACGTGTCCTCGGCGGGCAACGCGGCCGGTGTCGGTGCCCGGATCGCCCTGCTGGATCGCAAGGGTCGGCGCGAAATCGAGGACATCGTGCGCAAGATCGAAAAAGTGGAAACGGCGATCGAGCCGAAGTTCCAGGAACACTTCGTCGAAGCGATGGCGATCCCGCACAAGAAGGCGCCATTTGAGAACCTGCGCCGGGCCGTCGATCTGCCCGAGGTGGATCACACGACGCAGGGGCAGGTTCCGGGTGGGGCGGACTCGCCGGGGACCCGGCGCCGCCGGCGCCGGCGTAGCTGA